The Cuculus canorus isolate bCucCan1 chromosome 38, bCucCan1.pri, whole genome shotgun sequence genome includes a window with the following:
- the ALDOA gene encoding fructose-bisphosphate aldolase A has translation MSPPVPALTPEQKKELAAIAQRIVAPGKGILAADESTGSIAKRLSSIGAENTEENRRWYRQLLFTADGRVDPCIGGVILFHETFYQKADDGRPFPQVIRSKGAVVGIKVDKGVVPLAGTDGETTTQGLDGLSERCAQYKKDGADFAKWRCVLKISAHTPTRLAVLENANVLARYASICQQNGIVPIVEPEILPDGDHDLKHCQYVTEKVLAAVYKALSDHHVYLEGTLLKPNMVTAGHACAKKYSPEEIAMATVTALRRTVPPAVPGITFLSGGQSEEEASINLNAINRCPLARPWALTFSYGRALQASALRAWAGKKDNTKAAQEEYVKRALANSLACQGKYTPSGQAGAAASESLFISNHAY, from the exons ATGTCTCCGCCGGTGCCCGCGTTGACCCCGGAGCAGAAGAAGGAGTTGGCGGCCATCGCCCAACGCATCGTCGCCCCCGGCAAAGGCATCCTCGCCGCCGATGAGTccactg GGAGTATCGCCAAACGGCTGAGTTCCATCGGAGCGGAAAACACGGAAGAGAACCGTCGGTGGTACCGCCAACTGCTGTTCACGGCCGACGGCCGCGTCGACCCCTGCATCGGCGGAGTCATCCTCTTCCACGAGACCTTCTACCAAAAGGCCGACGACGGCCGCCCCTTCCCCCAGGTCATCCGCAGCAAAGGAGCCGTCGTGGGCATCAAG GTGGATAAGGGAGTGGTGCCCTTGGCCGGCACCGACGGCGAGACCACCACCCAGG GGCTGGACGGGCTGTCGGAGCGCTGTGCGCAGTACAAGAAGGACGGCGCCGACTTTGCCAAATGGCGCTGTGTCCTCAAGATCTCGGCGCACACCCCGACGCGCTTGGCCGTCCTCGAGAACGCCAACGTCCTCGCCCGCTACGCCAGCATCTGCCAGCAG AACGGCATTGTCCCCATCGTGGAACCCGAGATCCTTCCGGATGGTGACCACGACCTCAAACACTGCCAATACGTCACCGAGAAG GTCCTGGCGGCCGTCTACAAAGCTCTGAGCGACCACCACGTCTACCTGGAAGGGACTCTCCTCAAACCCAACATGGTGACCGCCGGCCACGCCTGCGCCAAGAAGTACAGCCCCGAGGAGATCGCCATGGCCACCGTCACCGCCCTGCGCCGCACCGTCCCCCCCGCCGTCCCCG GTATCACCTTCCTGTCGGGCGGCCAAAGCGAAGAAGAGGCGTCCATCAACCTCAACGCCATCAACCGTTGTCCTCTGGCGCGGCCGTGGGCGTTGACCTTCTCCTACGGTCGCGCCCTTCAGGCTTCGGCCCTTCGCGCCTGGGCCGGAAAGAAGGACAACACCAAAGCCGCCCAAGAGGAGTACGTCAAGAGGGCTTTG GCGAACTCCCTGGCGTGTCAGGGCAAGTACACCCCCAGCGGTCAGGCGGGCGCCGCCGCCAGCGAGTCCCTCTTCATCTCCAACCACGCCTACTGA
- the LOC128850100 gene encoding collagen alpha-2(I) chain-like: MGTSGEGRYGVEGIRGTSGEGPYGVEGIRGTSGEGRYGVEGIRGRHYGVQDTTRTTGGGRYGVEGIVGTSGEGRYGVEGIRGTSGEGPYGVEDTMGRHYGVQDTTRTSGGGRYGSEGIRGTSGEGRYGVEGIRGTSGEGHYGVEGIVGRHDGVQDTTRTNGGGRYGVEGIVGTSGEGPYGVEGIRGTSGEGPYGVEDTMGRHYGVQDTTRTSGGGRYGSEGIRGTSGEGRYGVEGIRGTSGEGHYGVEGIVGRHDGVQDTTRTSGEGRYGSEGIRGTSGEGRYGVEGIRGRHYGVQDTTRTSGEGPYGVEDIVGRSYGSEGTIRTSLWV; the protein is encoded by the coding sequence ATgggaacatctggagaaggtcGTTATGGGGTTGAGGGCATCAGgggaacatctggagaaggtccttatggggttgagggcatcaggggaacatctggagaaggtcGTTATGGGGTTGAGGGCATCAGGGGACGTCATTATGGGGTTCAGGACACCACAAGAACAACTGGAGGAGGTCGTTATGGGGTTGAGGGCATCGTaggaacatctggagaaggtcGTTATGGGGTTGAGGGCATCAGgggaacatctggagaaggtccttatggggttgaggacaccatgggACGTCATTATGGGGTTCAGGACACCACAAGAACATCTGGAGGAGGTCGTTATGGGTCTGAGGGCATCAGgggaacatctggagaaggtcGTTATGGGGTTGAGGGCATCAGgggaacatctggagaaggtcATTATGGGGTTGAGGGCATCGTGGGACGTCATGATGGGGTTCAGGACACCACAAGAACAAATGGAGGAGGTCGTTATGGGGTTGAGGGCATCGTaggaacatctggagaaggtccttatggggttgagggcatcaggggaacatctggagaaggtccttatggggttgaggacaccatgggACGTCATTATGGGGTTCAGGACACCACAAGAACATCTGGAGGAGGTCGTTATGGGTCTGAGGGCATCAGgggaacatctggagaaggtcGTTATGGGGTTGAGGGCATCAGgggaacatctggagaaggtcATTATGGGGTTGAGGGCATCGTGGGACGTCATGATGGGGTTCAGGACACCAcaagaacatctggagaaggtcGTTATGGGTCTGAGGGCATCAGgggaacatctggagaaggtcGTTATGGGGTTGAGGGCATCAGGGGACGTCATTATGGGGTTCAGGACACCAcaagaacatctggagaaggtcCTTATGGGGTTGAGGACATCGTGGGACGTAGTTATGGGTCTGAGGGCACCATAAGGACGTCATTATGGGTCTGA